In one window of Leptospirales bacterium DNA:
- a CDS encoding ABC transporter ATP-binding protein produces the protein MSFSIEKLSFAYGKRPPTLQIDAFSAAAGERIFLYGPSGSGKTTLLGILGGVLQPQAGAVLVLAERLDRLSAARRDRFRGQHIGFLFQLFNLIPYLSALENITLPCSLSAGRRARLQGRDPRDAARELAAHLGIETALDKAVLELSVGQQQRVAAARALIGAPELIIADEPTSALDADHRESFIRLLFQECKNSGSTLLFVSHDQSLAPLFDRSVSLPQINRSAATAAL, from the coding sequence ATGAGCTTTAGTATCGAGAAACTCAGTTTCGCCTACGGAAAACGGCCGCCGACCCTGCAAATCGACGCTTTCTCCGCCGCTGCTGGCGAGCGAATCTTTCTTTATGGCCCAAGCGGCAGCGGCAAGACCACGTTGCTGGGCATTCTGGGCGGCGTGCTGCAGCCCCAGGCAGGGGCCGTGCTGGTCCTTGCCGAGCGACTGGACCGGCTCAGTGCGGCCCGGCGCGATCGCTTTCGCGGCCAGCATATCGGTTTTCTTTTTCAGCTGTTCAATTTGATTCCATACCTGAGCGCCCTGGAAAATATTACTTTGCCCTGTTCGTTGAGCGCCGGTCGTCGCGCGCGCCTGCAGGGACGCGATCCGCGCGACGCGGCTCGCGAGCTGGCCGCCCATCTGGGCATTGAGACTGCTCTGGACAAGGCGGTGCTGGAACTGAGCGTCGGTCAGCAACAGCGCGTGGCGGCGGCCCGCGCCCTGATCGGCGCGCCAGAGCTGATCATCGCCGATGAGCCAACATCGGCGCTGGATGCCGATCATCGCGAATCCTTCATTCGCTTACTATTTCAAGAATGCAAGAATTCTGGTTCCACGCTGCTATTTGTAAGCCACGATCAGAGTCTCGCGCCGCTTTTCGATCGCAGCGTTTCGCTGCCGCAGATCAATCGATCGGCGGCGACGGCAGCGCTTTGA
- a CDS encoding DegT/DnrJ/EryC1/StrS aminotransferase family protein produces the protein MESESLRINVSADSLPEITPPAPAGASPSPLGRLRRRKLHFARPDIGREEIQAVTRVLRSGWLTSGPESIAFEEEFAQAVGAAQAIAVNSCTAALHLAAAAWEIGSQDAVIVPALTFTATAEVFEYSGALPLIVDVDRDSYLLEPEALRRYLQNSCEQVGELLLHRASGRRIRAVATVHFGGRVCDMQGLRRLCHQFNIKLIDDAAHAFPARSPEGMVGTLADATAFSFYATKNLTTGEGGMLTLRDPELAERIRRMRLHGIQGQTYGRKRWQYDVTEPGYKYNMNDIAAALGRVQLQRSEEMLQRRRAIADIYDRELRGLRGLGLMPRNPGSAEHLYTIEIGPEAPIARDRFVEEMYARNIAVSLHFIPLYRLSRYRENYGLHAEDFPNSESIYARIVSLPLYSAMSASDAGDVVFSIRQILG, from the coding sequence ATGGAAAGCGAAAGCCTGCGTATCAATGTGTCCGCTGATTCACTGCCAGAGATTACGCCGCCCGCGCCGGCCGGCGCATCGCCCTCGCCGCTGGGCAGGCTGCGGCGACGCAAGCTACACTTTGCCCGGCCCGATATCGGGCGCGAAGAGATTCAGGCGGTCACACGCGTGTTGCGTTCGGGTTGGCTGACCTCCGGACCGGAAAGTATCGCTTTTGAAGAAGAATTTGCGCAGGCGGTAGGCGCCGCACAGGCCATTGCTGTTAACTCCTGCACCGCTGCCCTGCACCTGGCGGCGGCCGCCTGGGAGATTGGCTCACAAGACGCGGTGATCGTGCCGGCGCTGACCTTTACTGCCACTGCCGAAGTATTTGAGTACAGCGGGGCCCTGCCCTTGATAGTCGACGTTGATCGCGACAGCTACCTGCTGGAGCCCGAAGCGCTGCGCCGCTATTTGCAGAACAGCTGCGAACAGGTTGGCGAGCTACTGCTGCACAGGGCCAGCGGACGCCGCATTCGCGCCGTTGCCACTGTACACTTTGGCGGTCGCGTTTGCGATATGCAGGGCCTGCGCCGCCTTTGCCATCAATTTAACATTAAATTGATTGATGACGCGGCTCACGCCTTCCCGGCGCGAAGCCCGGAAGGAATGGTTGGAACCCTGGCCGACGCCACGGCCTTCAGCTTCTATGCCACAAAAAATCTGACAACAGGCGAAGGCGGGATGCTCACCCTCCGCGATCCAGAGCTGGCCGAGCGCATCCGGCGCATGCGTCTGCACGGCATCCAGGGGCAAACCTACGGTCGTAAGCGCTGGCAATACGACGTTACCGAGCCTGGTTACAAGTACAACATGAACGACATTGCCGCAGCGCTGGGCCGCGTCCAGCTGCAGCGAAGCGAAGAGATGCTCCAACGACGCCGGGCCATCGCCGACATCTACGATCGAGAGCTGCGCGGCCTGCGAGGCCTGGGCCTGATGCCGCGGAACCCTGGAAGTGCGGAACATCTTTACACGATTGAAATTGGCCCCGAGGCGCCCATCGCTCGCGACCGCTTTGTAGAGGAAATGTACGCCAGAAATATTGCAGTCAGCCTGCACTTCATCCCGCTCTATCGCCTGAGTCGCTACCGGGAAAACTATGGTCTTCATGCCGAAGATTTCCCAAATTCAGAGTCGATTTACGCACGCATTGTCTCTCTGCCGCTCTACAGTGCGATGAGCGCCAGCGATGCCGGCGATGTAGTTTTCTCAATTCGCCAAATTTTGGGCTGA
- the metG gene encoding methionine--tRNA ligase produces MTQARRILVTAALPYANGPIHLGHLVEYIQTDIWVRYQRLRGAEVYFFCADDTHGTPVMIAAQRLGITPQQLVERVHGEHLRDLQGFLVNFAHFYSTNSPENKALAEQIYRSARDQGAIARRNVQQLYCQTDSMFLPDRFVRGQCPNCASLDQYGDSCEVCGATYAPRDLKEPHCAICGTTPVERESEHLFFRLPLYQEYLKKWLHREGRVDSGVRKKLDEWLQGELREWDISRDGPYFGFEIPDEPNKYFYVWLDAPIGYMAAARNYFDRQGRPDLFEIFWKSEESEVYHFIGKDIVYFHTLFWPALLRAGGFRTPSAVYVHGFLTLNGEKMSKSRGTLIRAETFLKHLNPEALRYFYAARLSDGLDDLDLSQTDFLQRYNAEVVGAIVNIFSRLAGLSKKLERRLAAGPSPAGRKLAQTVREAAPTIQTAFEGRDYARAIREINAAAASINRFVNESAPWNIVAAAPEEARQTITDALNASLPLLIYLKPVLPALVENAERMLGIAALDYQTLHQDLPPNQVIGEYVHLAQRIEEAQFKAMLAEEAALSGEIGAQRPAPVIKNKSESAQEKKVNQKEESDATQSGIIQIEDLSKVDLCVGRILSAQLIEGADRLLAIQLDVGEQRPRSVIAGIRAAYQPADLTDLLVVCVANLAPRKMKFGVSEAMLLATGEGAQLTLFAPHRSANPGDRLR; encoded by the coding sequence ATGACGCAAGCACGTCGCATACTGGTTACTGCCGCACTGCCTTACGCCAATGGTCCGATCCATCTCGGTCATCTTGTGGAATACATCCAGACCGATATCTGGGTGCGCTACCAGCGGCTGCGAGGCGCCGAAGTTTACTTTTTCTGCGCCGACGATACGCACGGCACGCCAGTCATGATTGCGGCGCAGCGTCTGGGAATTACGCCGCAGCAATTGGTGGAGCGCGTTCATGGCGAACACCTGCGCGATTTGCAGGGCTTCCTGGTCAACTTCGCCCATTTTTACAGCACCAACTCTCCGGAAAACAAGGCGCTGGCCGAGCAAATCTATCGAAGCGCACGCGACCAGGGCGCCATCGCCCGGCGTAACGTGCAGCAGCTGTATTGCCAGACCGATTCGATGTTCTTGCCGGACCGTTTCGTACGCGGGCAATGTCCCAATTGCGCTTCGCTGGATCAGTATGGCGATTCTTGCGAGGTATGCGGAGCGACTTATGCACCGCGCGATCTGAAAGAGCCACATTGTGCTATCTGCGGCACAACTCCGGTGGAGCGCGAGAGCGAACATCTGTTCTTCCGGTTGCCGCTCTATCAGGAGTATCTAAAAAAATGGCTGCACCGCGAGGGCCGGGTTGATTCTGGCGTGCGAAAAAAGCTGGATGAGTGGCTGCAGGGGGAATTGCGCGAGTGGGATATCAGTCGCGACGGTCCTTACTTTGGTTTTGAGATTCCCGACGAACCTAACAAGTATTTCTATGTCTGGCTGGATGCGCCCATCGGCTATATGGCCGCAGCGCGCAACTACTTTGATCGACAGGGCCGTCCCGACCTCTTTGAAATCTTCTGGAAATCGGAGGAGAGCGAGGTCTATCATTTCATAGGAAAGGATATTGTATACTTCCATACTTTATTCTGGCCGGCCTTGCTTCGAGCCGGCGGCTTTCGAACGCCCAGCGCAGTCTACGTGCACGGCTTCTTAACCCTCAACGGTGAAAAGATGTCCAAGAGCCGCGGAACCCTGATTCGCGCCGAAACCTTTCTCAAACATCTGAATCCGGAGGCGCTGCGCTACTTTTACGCGGCGCGCCTGAGCGATGGTCTGGATGATCTGGACCTCAGCCAGACCGATTTTTTGCAACGATACAATGCGGAAGTAGTTGGCGCCATTGTGAACATTTTCTCTCGGCTGGCCGGGCTGAGTAAGAAATTGGAACGGCGACTTGCCGCCGGTCCATCGCCCGCAGGTCGAAAGCTGGCCCAGACGGTGCGGGAGGCGGCGCCGACGATCCAGACCGCTTTTGAAGGGCGCGACTATGCGCGCGCGATACGCGAAATCAACGCCGCCGCGGCGTCGATCAATCGCTTTGTAAATGAATCGGCGCCCTGGAACATCGTCGCCGCGGCGCCAGAGGAAGCGCGTCAGACAATTACCGACGCCCTGAACGCCTCCTTGCCCCTGCTGATTTATTTGAAACCGGTGCTGCCTGCGCTTGTGGAAAACGCGGAGCGCATGCTGGGCATTGCCGCTCTGGACTATCAGACTTTGCATCAAGACCTGCCGCCCAATCAGGTCATTGGCGAATACGTTCATCTGGCTCAGCGCATCGAGGAGGCGCAGTTCAAGGCCATGCTCGCCGAAGAGGCGGCGCTTTCGGGCGAGATTGGCGCACAGCGTCCGGCGCCAGTCATCAAAAACAAGTCGGAGTCGGCGCAGGAGAAAAAGGTGAATCAAAAGGAAGAGAGCGACGCGACGCAGAGCGGCATCATCCAAATTGAGGATCTCAGCAAAGTCGATCTCTGTGTTGGGAGAATTCTGTCCGCGCAGCTGATTGAAGGCGCCGATCGATTGCTGGCTATCCAGCTGGATGTTGGCGAACAACGGCCGCGCAGCGTCATCGCCGGAATACGTGCAGCCTATCAACCTGCCGATCTGACGGATTTGCTGGTGGTCTGCGTAGCCAACCTTGCGCCGCGAAAGATGAAGTTCGGCGTATCCGAGGCCATGCTGCTGGCGACCGGCGAGGGGGCGCAACTGACCCTGTTCGCGCCGCACCGCAGCGCAAATCCCGGGGACAGATTGCGCTAG
- a CDS encoding ABC transporter permease codes for MVYLQLAWKSIANRRLATALTMLSIALSAMLLVGVENLRRGARSSFQGVIRGVDLVVGAPGSPLNLTLYSVFHMGNATASIPYSALQSMRRHPAVAAVIPISLGDSHRGFRVIATDQQLYQHYRHHDDQSLRFAGGRAPEGIFECALGSMVAERLGYKLGQKVVIAHGVSAISLQKHDDKPFHVVGILEPTGTPLDRSLFISLEGMEAIHIDWQSGAPPLPGEERRAESLRSEELQPREITAMFVKARARMDALRLQREINGNRQQPMLAALPGAALAELWDMIGYAETALSAVSAVVAAVGLSGMLMSIYTTLNERRREIAILRALGAGPRRIALLFVLESGALSLAGSIAGLALYYALLLALRPLAESKLGLFLPLAPPGALEWMYLGAISLGGALLGLLPAYRAYRNALADGLSVRL; via the coding sequence ATGGTGTATTTGCAGCTGGCCTGGAAGTCGATTGCCAACCGTCGATTGGCGACGGCTCTGACCATGCTTTCCATTGCTCTTTCGGCGATGTTGCTGGTGGGCGTGGAGAATCTGCGTCGCGGCGCGCGTTCCAGTTTTCAAGGAGTGATTCGCGGCGTGGATCTGGTGGTCGGTGCGCCTGGCAGTCCCCTGAATTTGACGCTCTATTCCGTGTTTCACATGGGTAACGCCACAGCCAGCATTCCCTATTCGGCGCTGCAATCAATGCGCCGGCATCCGGCGGTGGCAGCTGTCATTCCAATTTCGCTGGGCGATTCCCACCGTGGCTTTCGCGTAATTGCGACGGACCAGCAGCTTTACCAGCATTACCGCCACCATGATGACCAAAGTCTGCGCTTTGCGGGGGGACGCGCGCCGGAGGGAATATTTGAATGTGCGCTTGGCTCGATGGTTGCCGAGCGCCTGGGTTACAAGCTCGGGCAGAAGGTCGTGATTGCCCACGGCGTCTCCGCAATTTCCTTACAGAAGCATGATGATAAGCCATTTCATGTAGTGGGAATCCTGGAACCCACCGGCACGCCGCTTGACCGTTCCCTGTTCATTAGCCTGGAGGGAATGGAGGCGATCCACATCGACTGGCAAAGCGGGGCGCCGCCGCTGCCCGGCGAGGAGCGTCGCGCGGAAAGCCTGCGCAGCGAGGAATTGCAGCCGCGAGAAATCACCGCCATGTTTGTCAAAGCGCGCGCGCGAATGGATGCGCTGCGCTTGCAGCGCGAAATCAACGGCAATCGCCAGCAGCCGATGCTGGCGGCCTTGCCCGGCGCCGCGCTTGCTGAGCTATGGGATATGATTGGCTACGCGGAGACGGCCTTGAGCGCCGTCTCCGCAGTGGTCGCGGCGGTTGGTCTCTCAGGCATGTTGATGTCGATTTACACAACACTGAATGAGCGCCGGCGCGAGATTGCAATACTGCGCGCACTTGGCGCCGGTCCGCGACGCATCGCCTTGCTCTTTGTGCTGGAATCCGGGGCCTTGAGCCTCGCGGGAAGCATTGCAGGACTTGCACTTTACTACGCACTGCTGCTTGCACTGCGTCCGCTGGCCGAATCAAAGCTTGGCTTATTTTTGCCGCTTGCGCCGCCGGGCGCGCTGGAGTGGATGTATCTTGGCGCTATCAGTCTGGGCGGCGCTCTGCTTGGGCTGCTGCCAGCTTACCGCGCCTATCGCAATGCGCTGGCCGACGGCCTCAGCGTTCGCTTGTAG
- a CDS encoding oxidoreductase has protein sequence MSEAQAKALVLGASGMTGRQLAELMLFDSAYSEVRLLVRAPLPIEGRRIQQSVVDFERLSDHPELFEVRDLFCCLGTTIKKAGSELAFRKVDHDFPLQAAQLALQKGASRFFIMTALGAAARSTVFYNRVKGQLEEDLRALGAPEVHIFRPSLLRGKRLESRPGEEFANLAAGLLSFALAGPLRRYRPIEGAAVARAMLTLAHRAPQPGFFIHESEEIQSIADQSAQESR, from the coding sequence ATGTCTGAAGCGCAGGCAAAGGCCCTGGTGCTGGGCGCTAGCGGTATGACCGGCCGGCAGCTGGCCGAGCTGATGCTCTTCGACAGCGCCTACAGCGAGGTTCGCCTGCTGGTCCGCGCACCGCTGCCCATCGAGGGGCGACGGATTCAGCAGAGCGTCGTTGATTTTGAGCGGCTTTCAGACCATCCCGAGCTATTTGAAGTGCGCGATCTCTTCTGTTGCCTGGGCACAACGATCAAGAAGGCCGGGTCCGAACTCGCCTTTCGCAAGGTAGACCATGATTTCCCGCTGCAGGCAGCACAGCTTGCCCTGCAGAAGGGCGCCAGCCGCTTTTTCATCATGACGGCGCTTGGCGCCGCAGCGCGTTCAACTGTTTTCTACAATCGAGTCAAGGGACAGCTGGAGGAGGACCTGCGCGCCCTCGGAGCGCCCGAGGTGCATATATTTCGTCCCTCCCTCTTGCGCGGCAAGCGTCTAGAATCGCGCCCTGGCGAGGAGTTTGCCAATCTTGCCGCGGGATTGCTATCCTTTGCACTGGCCGGTCCGCTGCGACGCTACCGCCCAATCGAAGGCGCGGCCGTGGCGCGGGCAATGCTGACCCTGGCCCATCGGGCGCCACAGCCAGGCTTCTTCATCCATGAATCTGAAGAGATCCAGTCGATTGCCGATCAGTCCGCGCAAGAAAGCCGCTGA
- the mgtE gene encoding magnesium transporter translates to MEGEVQQAQPETDPELVFLHRDEQDWKDHVLQLFHDGAREELRRYFDELYPADIAHLIEGLAYEEGAGLLSLLDAESQGRVLSEIDPDLRDRLLRESMDNDALSGVLLTLPSDIAAELLQSFKQERVSEILSRMPHQERLQITELLSYPENTAGAIMEKEFLAVEENDTIKKAIARLRKVARDGDEIYTVFVVDDQGRYCGHLSLKQLILARPQQRVKRIMQTELSAIPALTDQEEVARFFTRYDFISAPVIDNRGVMLGRITADDVLEVVEEEASEDILRMGGLSGEETLSTPLWRSSLRRVGWLVVNLATAVLAASVVALFEQTLQKVITLAAFLPIVAGMGGNAAGQTMALIIRNIALGEITQQNALRTLRREAVIGLLNGLSVGLVVAMVVLLYSGVWILAAIMFTAILCNMLVAAAAGAAAPMALRRLKIDPAVASNIIVTTFTDTAGFLAVLGLSYLALRSGWIPL, encoded by the coding sequence GTGGAAGGCGAGGTTCAACAGGCGCAGCCGGAAACCGATCCGGAGCTGGTCTTTCTGCATCGTGATGAGCAGGACTGGAAGGATCATGTCCTGCAGCTATTTCACGACGGCGCTCGCGAGGAATTGCGTCGTTATTTTGATGAGCTCTATCCGGCGGACATCGCGCATCTGATCGAAGGCCTCGCCTACGAAGAGGGCGCCGGCCTGCTATCCTTGCTGGATGCGGAAAGCCAGGGGCGCGTACTCTCCGAAATCGACCCTGACCTTCGCGACCGGCTGCTGCGCGAGTCAATGGACAACGATGCCCTGAGCGGCGTGCTGCTTACGCTGCCATCCGATATTGCTGCTGAACTTTTGCAAAGCTTCAAGCAGGAGCGCGTTTCGGAAATTCTATCGAGAATGCCTCATCAGGAGCGACTGCAAATTACGGAATTGCTCAGTTATCCGGAGAACACCGCCGGCGCCATCATGGAAAAGGAATTCCTGGCGGTGGAGGAAAATGACACCATCAAGAAGGCCATCGCTCGCCTGCGCAAGGTAGCGCGCGATGGCGACGAAATCTATACTGTCTTTGTGGTCGACGACCAGGGTCGCTATTGCGGCCACCTCAGTCTCAAGCAGCTGATTCTTGCCCGGCCGCAGCAACGCGTGAAGCGTATCATGCAAACCGAGCTGTCCGCCATTCCGGCTCTGACCGACCAGGAAGAGGTGGCTCGCTTCTTCACGCGCTACGACTTCATATCGGCCCCGGTCATCGACAATCGTGGCGTGATGCTGGGACGTATCACCGCCGACGACGTTCTGGAAGTTGTCGAAGAGGAGGCCAGCGAGGACATCTTGCGCATGGGCGGTCTGTCCGGCGAGGAAACGCTGAGCACGCCGCTCTGGCGCAGCTCGCTACGCCGCGTCGGCTGGCTGGTGGTCAATCTGGCGACGGCGGTGCTGGCTGCATCGGTGGTGGCGCTCTTCGAGCAAACGCTGCAGAAGGTGATTACGCTGGCCGCTTTTCTGCCAATCGTAGCCGGGATGGGCGGCAATGCAGCCGGTCAGACCATGGCCTTAATCATCCGCAATATTGCTCTGGGCGAAATCACGCAGCAGAACGCGCTGCGAACCCTGCGACGCGAGGCCGTCATCGGCCTGCTCAACGGGCTTTCCGTGGGTCTGGTTGTAGCGATGGTTGTTCTGCTCTACAGCGGCGTCTGGATTCTCGCCGCCATCATGTTCACGGCCATCCTCTGCAACATGCTGGTGGCGGCCGCGGCCGGCGCTGCGGCGCCAATGGCCCTGCGCCGCCTGAAGATCGATCCGGCAGTAGCTTCGAATATCATCGTAACCACCTTCACGGACACCGCCGGCTTTCTGGCGGTTCTCGGTTTATCCTACCTGGCCCTGCGTAGCGGCTGGATTCCGCTCTAG
- a CDS encoding DUF3299 domain-containing protein has protein sequence MQLPRNWRPWAVRGGLALLLAAIPLIISRADLCGIPPSQAALPVATELAAQGAVSTVDWRKLQELNLRTGRPSSSLGALNNRPVRIAGFMVPLEDEEAQVSEFLLVPYPQACIHVPAPPSNQIVHVKMQGNRKARVYWFEPVWVYGNLKIQRTNSIYAEAAFFLAGNRTELYDEPMNAQ, from the coding sequence ATGCAATTACCACGCAACTGGCGCCCTTGGGCGGTGCGCGGCGGTCTGGCGCTGCTGCTGGCTGCCATTCCCTTGATTATTTCACGCGCCGATCTCTGTGGCATCCCGCCATCGCAGGCAGCGCTTCCGGTCGCGACGGAATTGGCCGCACAGGGGGCCGTCTCGACGGTCGATTGGCGCAAACTGCAGGAGCTGAATCTGCGCACCGGGCGCCCCTCGAGTTCTCTTGGCGCTTTGAATAATCGGCCGGTGAGAATTGCCGGCTTCATGGTGCCGCTGGAGGACGAAGAGGCGCAGGTCAGCGAGTTCCTGCTGGTGCCTTATCCGCAGGCCTGCATTCATGTGCCGGCGCCGCCTTCCAATCAGATCGTGCACGTCAAGATGCAGGGCAATCGCAAAGCGCGCGTCTACTGGTTTGAGCCCGTCTGGGTCTATGGCAATCTGAAGATTCAACGTACCAACAGCATCTATGCTGAAGCAGCCTTTTTTCTGGCTGGCAATCGTACTGAGCTCTACGATGAGCCAATGAATGCACAGTAG
- a CDS encoding HAD hydrolase-like protein yields the protein MKPVAPGLALFDIDGTLLRCQGLGKAALLRAMHECCSADFDETHPIAGKTDRQFVRECLSPYLEEERLKALLPAIFSRYVELLQEALYSSSAPHLLPGVLPLLEGLRRTPNWTIGLLTGNIRRGAEIKLGRFGILDLFSVGAYGDDGDVRRELPPLARSRAETHTGQSFAASRIFILGDTPNDIDCGRPIGARCIAVATGGSSSQELAAHQPWRLFESFADHEAVLQVLLADD from the coding sequence GTGAAACCGGTCGCGCCAGGACTGGCGCTGTTTGATATCGATGGCACGCTATTGCGCTGCCAGGGTCTGGGAAAAGCAGCCCTGCTTCGCGCCATGCACGAATGCTGCTCCGCAGACTTTGATGAAACTCATCCCATTGCCGGCAAAACAGATCGACAATTCGTTCGCGAATGCCTGAGCCCATATCTGGAAGAAGAACGACTGAAAGCGTTGCTGCCAGCCATTTTTTCCCGCTACGTAGAATTGCTGCAAGAGGCTTTGTATTCCTCGTCAGCGCCGCATTTGCTGCCCGGTGTGCTGCCGCTGCTAGAGGGACTGCGACGCACTCCCAATTGGACCATCGGATTATTGACCGGCAACATTCGTCGCGGCGCAGAAATCAAACTTGGCCGCTTTGGTATTCTGGATTTGTTTTCCGTCGGCGCCTATGGCGATGACGGCGATGTACGGCGCGAACTGCCGCCGCTGGCGCGGTCCCGCGCGGAGACCCACACCGGCCAGAGCTTTGCTGCTTCGCGTATCTTCATTCTTGGCGATACGCCTAATGATATCGACTGCGGCCGACCGATTGGCGCACGCTGTATTGCCGTGGCCACGGGCGGAAGTTCATCGCAAGAACTTGCCGCGCATCAACCCTGGCGATTGTTCGAGTCCTTTGCCGATCATGAAGCTGTGTTGCAGGTCCTGCTTGCCGATGATTGA
- a CDS encoding DUF2796 domain-containing protein — protein MYKVLKISALLWMATLVFTLCKGGRPAEGAHVHGHGRLNLALESNNRLSLEFEAPGASVFGFERQPGSPEEHSVYTQRQAALKENLTALFPFVTRYGCQAKLSGFEAEAGESAEEHAAHGDADEHEHEGGAEHQHSEVRAQYNFECTHSLAGAEIELGFFELLPQLEQLEAITLSNSGQDSVVLERGQRTLKLAQ, from the coding sequence ATGTACAAAGTTCTGAAAATATCCGCGCTGCTATGGATGGCAACACTGGTATTTACCTTATGCAAGGGAGGACGTCCGGCGGAGGGCGCTCACGTTCATGGCCACGGACGCCTCAACCTTGCCCTGGAATCGAACAACCGTTTGAGTCTGGAATTCGAGGCGCCGGGGGCCAGCGTGTTTGGTTTTGAGCGCCAGCCTGGGTCGCCGGAGGAGCACAGCGTCTATACCCAGCGTCAGGCGGCGCTGAAAGAAAACCTGACCGCTCTCTTTCCATTTGTTACGCGCTATGGTTGTCAGGCGAAACTGTCCGGCTTTGAGGCGGAGGCCGGCGAGAGCGCCGAAGAGCATGCGGCCCATGGCGACGCAGACGAGCACGAGCATGAAGGCGGCGCCGAGCATCAGCACAGCGAGGTGCGCGCCCAGTACAATTTCGAGTGCACACATTCGCTGGCTGGCGCGGAGATTGAGCTCGGCTTTTTTGAATTGTTGCCGCAGCTGGAACAGCTGGAAGCAATTACGCTCAGCAATTCCGGGCAGGACAGCGTAGTCCTCGAACGCGGTCAGCGAACTTTGAAACTGGCTCAATGA